One Picosynechococcus sp. PCC 7003 DNA segment encodes these proteins:
- a CDS encoding recombinase family protein produces the protein MAMVSYARVSSVGQSLDVQLDKLRHCDKIFKEKRSGVSNTRPRLKACIEYVRDGDTLVVTRLDRLARSTLHLCQLAKKLEKKGVNLQVLDQNIDTGDATGRLLFNMLGAIAQFETEIRAERQMDGIQKAKARGVQFGRKKQLTETQCKELRRKRQGGELIKTLMAEYHLSKASVYRYLNQESDV, from the coding sequence ATGGCGATGGTCAGCTATGCAAGAGTCAGTTCTGTGGGACAGAGTCTTGATGTGCAACTCGATAAACTCCGGCATTGCGACAAAATCTTCAAGGAAAAGCGGAGTGGAGTGTCGAATACAAGACCCCGACTCAAGGCTTGTATTGAATACGTCCGAGACGGTGACACGCTTGTTGTTACTCGATTAGATCGATTGGCACGTTCGACACTCCACCTCTGTCAGCTGGCCAAGAAACTGGAAAAGAAGGGTGTGAACCTCCAGGTGCTTGACCAGAACATTGATACTGGAGATGCAACGGGACGACTTTTATTTAATATGCTGGGGGCGATTGCACAGTTTGAAACTGAAATCCGAGCTGAACGACAAATGGATGGAATCCAGAAGGCAAAAGCTCGCGGTGTTCAGTTTGGTCGCAAAAAGCAGCTTACAGAGACTCAATGTAAAGAGTTAAGGCGCAAGCGACAAGGGGGTGAACTCATCAAAACTTTGATGGCAGAATATCATCTCTCAAAAGCCAGTGTGTATCGATATCTCAACCAAGAGTCAGATGTTTAA
- a CDS encoding ISKra4 family transposase: MNIKISIKIESDNGTLQVSKDVAQFERGQLTLANLGLTLEESKQILQGIQQEIVSSQVSQYMEQQTPCPDCGLPRKCKGKHKLVYRSVFGKLELTSPRLFHCSCQTHQQKSISPLALLLTERQSPEYLYLQTKFASLVSYGLSVQLLNEVLPLDGTLNASSVRYKLHQMGQRLDDELDEEQYIYVEGCPMEWEELPRPDLPLNVGIDGAYIHAYRPKNSEQQKSFEVIVGKSIPEQGASKSFGFVQTYDTKSKRRLFELLKSQGMQMNQQVTFFSDGGDTVRDLQMFLNPQAEYLLDWFHVTMRITLLSHYIKGVKHYDPDQATSMAERLKSLKWYFWHGNVFRALQKIESIEWDAEDLEIDYPKLSKMRKAITEFRIYIQNNGGYIPNYGERYRCGERISTGFVESAVNQVIAKRMEKKQQMRWTPKGAHLLIQVRTKVLNQEWKNIVHQWYSNSDEDAEIPMAA, translated from the coding sequence ATGAATATCAAAATCAGCATCAAGATTGAATCCGATAATGGAACCCTACAAGTCTCCAAAGATGTAGCTCAATTCGAGCGAGGTCAATTGACTCTCGCCAACCTAGGATTGACTTTGGAGGAATCAAAACAGATTCTGCAAGGGATTCAACAAGAAATTGTCTCGTCACAAGTGAGTCAATATATGGAGCAGCAAACGCCTTGTCCAGACTGCGGTCTACCGCGTAAATGTAAAGGAAAGCATAAGCTGGTTTATCGGTCCGTTTTTGGCAAGCTGGAGTTAACGAGTCCACGATTGTTTCATTGCTCTTGCCAAACCCATCAGCAAAAAAGTATCAGCCCTTTAGCTTTGCTGCTGACTGAGCGACAATCACCTGAATATCTTTATCTTCAAACGAAATTTGCGTCATTGGTCTCCTATGGTCTGAGTGTTCAGCTGCTGAATGAAGTGCTGCCATTAGATGGAACACTCAATGCCTCCAGTGTGCGTTACAAGCTCCACCAGATGGGTCAAAGGCTCGATGATGAATTGGACGAGGAACAGTACATTTATGTGGAGGGGTGTCCTATGGAATGGGAGGAATTACCGCGTCCAGATCTGCCACTCAATGTCGGAATTGATGGGGCTTATATCCATGCCTATCGTCCGAAAAACAGTGAGCAACAAAAGTCTTTTGAGGTGATTGTTGGAAAAAGCATCCCAGAGCAAGGGGCTTCAAAGAGTTTTGGCTTTGTCCAAACCTATGACACCAAATCCAAGCGGCGATTATTCGAACTGCTTAAATCCCAGGGAATGCAAATGAATCAGCAGGTCACATTCTTTTCTGACGGAGGTGACACTGTGCGCGATCTACAAATGTTTCTCAATCCCCAAGCGGAATATCTGCTGGATTGGTTTCACGTCACAATGCGGATTACGCTGCTTAGCCACTACATCAAAGGTGTGAAACATTACGACCCTGACCAAGCGACATCAATGGCAGAGAGGCTCAAGAGCCTAAAATGGTATTTCTGGCATGGCAATGTCTTCAGAGCGTTGCAGAAAATAGAGTCAATTGAGTGGGATGCGGAAGACTTAGAAATTGATTATCCAAAACTCAGTAAGATGCGGAAGGCGATTACCGAATTTCGGATTTATATTCAAAATAATGGAGGGTACATTCCCAACTATGGTGAGCGTTACCGTTGTGGAGAGCGTATCTCAACGGGATTTGTTGAATCAGCGGTCAATCAAGTCATTGCCAAACGCATGGAAAAAAAACAACAGATGCGTTGGACTCCAAAAGGGGCTCATTTATTGATTCAAGTCAGGACAAAGGTACTCAATCAAGAATGGAAGAATATCGTTCATCAATGGTATTCAAATTCAGATGAGGATGCTGAAATACCTATGGCTGCTTAA
- a CDS encoding plasmid pRiA4b ORF-3 family protein: MNGSSAPSIIQLKAVISGISPMIWRRFLVTADTTIAQLHYILQIAFGWTDEYLHRFVIHAKPYGIHHIGGEWFSDDANTVTLLDLGLRVREKFLYEYNFFDNWQVQLRVEKITEFEAEQTYPVCIEGKRNGPIEDCGGAWAFQELRQEFSEASVAYRMAKILVNDEITQRRGELRQLSYWLLLDRLDLRKLNQRLQQSPLSEDPAFREEIIFIDT; this comes from the coding sequence ATGAATGGCAGCTCAGCCCCAAGTATTATTCAGTTAAAAGCCGTCATTTCGGGAATTAGCCCCATGATTTGGCGTCGTTTTCTGGTCACTGCAGATACGACCATTGCTCAGCTGCATTACATTCTTCAGATCGCCTTTGGCTGGACTGATGAGTATTTACATCGCTTTGTCATCCATGCTAAGCCCTACGGTATTCATCACATTGGGGGTGAGTGGTTTAGTGATGACGCCAATACTGTAACGCTGTTAGATCTAGGCTTACGAGTCCGAGAAAAATTTCTCTATGAATACAATTTCTTTGATAATTGGCAGGTGCAACTGCGGGTTGAAAAGATTACTGAATTCGAGGCTGAGCAGACTTATCCAGTTTGTATCGAAGGCAAACGGAATGGCCCGATTGAAGATTGTGGCGGGGCTTGGGCCTTTCAGGAACTCAGGCAGGAGTTCTCTGAAGCGTCGGTAGCCTATCGAATGGCTAAAATCCTTGTGAATGATGAGATTACGCAACGTCGAGGTGAACTTCGACAACTGAGTTATTGGCTGCTATTGGACAGACTTGATCTCCGAAAACTCAATCAACGCTTGCAGCAGAGTCCCTTGAGCGAAGATCCAGCTTTTCGAGAGGAGATTATTTTCATAGACACATGA
- a CDS encoding recombinase family protein yields MAMVSYARVSSVGQSLDVQLDKLRHCDKIFKEKRSGVSNTRPRLKACIEYVRDGDTLVVTRLDRLARSTLHLCQLAKKLEKKGVNLQVLDQNIDTGDATGRLLFNMLGAIAQFETEIRAERQIDGIQKAKARGVQFGRKKQLTETQCKELRRKRQGGELIKTLMAEYHLSKASVYRYLNQESDV; encoded by the coding sequence ATGGCGATGGTCAGCTATGCAAGAGTCAGTTCTGTGGGACAGAGTCTTGATGTGCAACTCGATAAACTCCGGCATTGCGACAAAATCTTCAAGGAAAAGCGGAGTGGAGTGTCGAATACAAGACCCCGACTCAAGGCTTGTATTGAATACGTCCGAGACGGTGACACGCTTGTTGTTACTCGATTAGATCGATTGGCACGTTCGACACTCCACCTCTGTCAGCTGGCCAAGAAACTGGAAAAGAAGGGTGTGAACCTCCAGGTGCTTGACCAGAACATTGATACTGGAGATGCAACGGGACGACTTTTATTTAATATGCTGGGGGCGATTGCACAGTTTGAAACTGAAATCCGAGCTGAACGACAAATAGATGGAATCCAGAAGGCAAAAGCTCGCGGTGTTCAGTTTGGTCGCAAAAAGCAGCTTACAGAGACTCAATGTAAAGAGTTAAGGCGCAAGCGACAAGGGGGTGAACTCATCAAAACTTTGATGGCAGAATATCATCTCTCAAAAGCCAGTGTGTATCGATATCTCAACCAAGAGTCAGATGTTTAA